One window of the Methanocaldococcus vulcanius M7 genome contains the following:
- a CDS encoding DUF5612 domain-containing protein — protein MEIGLSVEAENKVGVLHKLTGIIYELGGNITYTQQFIKEDQNVGFIYMEIEGIKNLGLLNNKLKECKHVKRFEIHNSLKKIYGKRVIIVGGGAQVAEVARGAISEADRHNIRGERISVDTLPIVGEENLYEAVKAVATLPRVGILVLAGSLMGGKITEAVKELKEKSDIPVISLKMFGSVPKVVDLVVGDPLQAGVLAVMAIAKTAKFDIKKVKGRIL, from the coding sequence ATGGAGATTGGATTAAGTGTTGAAGCAGAAAACAAGGTTGGAGTATTGCATAAACTAACTGGAATCATATATGAGCTTGGGGGTAATATAACCTACACTCAGCAGTTTATAAAAGAAGATCAGAACGTGGGATTTATATATATGGAAATAGAGGGAATAAAAAACTTAGGTCTTCTAAATAATAAACTTAAAGAATGCAAGCATGTAAAAAGGTTTGAAATTCACAACTCTCTGAAGAAGATATATGGTAAGAGAGTTATTATTGTTGGCGGAGGAGCACAAGTTGCAGAAGTTGCAAGAGGGGCTATAAGCGAAGCAGACCGACACAATATAAGAGGAGAGAGAATAAGCGTAGATACCCTCCCGATCGTTGGAGAGGAAAACTTATATGAGGCCGTTAAGGCAGTAGCCACTCTCCCACGAGTGGGAATTTTAGTATTAGCTGGCTCTTTAATGGGAGGAAAGATAACAGAGGCAGTTAAAGAGCTAAAAGAAAAGTCAGATATTCCCGTTATTAGCTTGAAAATGTTTGGATCGGTTCCTAAGGTAGTTGATCTTGTGGTTGGCGATCCCCTGCAAGCGGGAGTTTTGGCAGTAATGGCAATAGCAAAAACTGCAAAATTTGATATAAAGAAAGTTAAGGGCAGGATTCTATAA